One Labrus mixtus chromosome 12, fLabMix1.1, whole genome shotgun sequence DNA segment encodes these proteins:
- the LOC132985376 gene encoding basic proline-rich protein-like: protein MTPKIFKNLKILKILRRQFVSGLQPWRQKTHQCRGANTYPNAPPPLPPPPLPPPLPPPPSPPSPPSPRPPRPPLPRPPLPRPPLPPLPPPPPPPPLPPHPPPLPPPPPPPPLPPLPHPLPLPPPPPRPPLPPPPPPPPRPPPPPPPPLPLPPPPLPPPPPPRLRPLPLPPPPPPLPPLPPPPPRLRPLPPPRPPPPLPPLPLPPPPPPPLPLPPPPPPRLRPLPLPPPPPPLPPLPPPPPRLRPLPLPPPPPPPPPLPPLPLPLPPPPPPPLPPPPPPRLCPLPPPPLPPLPPPPLPPLPLPPPPPPLPPLPLPPPPPHPLPPPPLPPLPPPPSPLPPLPPPPPLPPLPPPPPRPLPRPPPRPPPLLPLPPLPPLPPPPPPLPPLPPPPPAPLPPLPPPPPPLPPPPPRPPPLLPLPPLPPAPWLCISPLLSLLLSDLRSRTAI from the exons ATGACCCCGAAAATCTTCAAAAACTTGAAGATTTTGAAGATTCTGAGAAGACAGTTTGTgtcag GTCTGCAGCCCTGGAGACAGAAAACTCATCAGTGCAGAGGAGCCAACACATACCCCAATG ctcctcctcctcttcctcctcctcctcttcctcctcctcttcctcctcctccctctcctccctctcctccctctcctcgtcctcctcgtcctcctcttcctcgtcctcctcttcctcgtcctcctcttcctcctcttcctcctcctcctcctcctcctcctcttcctcctcatcctcctcctcttcctcctcctcctcctcctcctcctcttcctcctcttcctcatcctcttcctcttcctcctcctcctcctcgtcctcctcttcctcctcctcctcctcctcctcctcgtcctcctcctcctcctcctcctcctcttcctcttcctcctcctcctcttcctcctcctcctcctcctcgtcttcgtcctcttcctcttcctcctcctcctcctcctcttcctcctcttcctcctcctcctcctcgtcttcgtcctcttcctcctcctcgtcctcctcctcctcttcctcctcttcctcttcctcctcctcctcctcctcctcttcctcttcctcctcctcctcctcctcgtcttcgtcctcttcctcttcctcctcctcctcctcctcttcctcctcttcctcctcctcctcctcgtcttcgtcctcttcctcttcctcctcctcctcctcctcctcctcctcttcctcctcttcctcttcctcttcctcctcctcctcctcctcctcttcctcctcctcctcctcctcgtctttgtcctcttcctcctcctcctcttcctcctcttcctcctcctcctcttcctcctcttcctcttcctcctcctcctcctcctcttcctcctcttcctcttcctcctcctcctcctcatcctcttcctcctcctcctcttcctcctcttcctcctcctccctctcctcttcctcctcttcctcctcctcctcctcttcctcctcttcctcctcctcctcctcgtcctcttcctcgtcctcctcctcgtcctcctcctcttcttcctcttcctcctcttcctcctcttcctcctcctcctcctcctcttcctcctcttcctcctcctcctcccgctcctcttcctcctcttcctcctcctcctcctcctcttcctcctcctcctcctcgtcctcctcctcttcttcctcttcctcctcttcctcctgctccttg GTTGTGCATCTCGCCGCTCCTCTCACTTCTGCTGAGCGACCTCAGGTCAAGAACGGCGATTTGA